Proteins encoded together in one Onychomys torridus chromosome 1, mOncTor1.1, whole genome shotgun sequence window:
- the Klk8 gene encoding kallikrein-8, with protein sequence MGRPPPCATQTWILLFLLMGAWAGLTRAQGSKVLEGQECKPHSQPWQTALFQGPRLVCGGVLVGDNWVLTAAHCKKQKYSVRLGDHSLQSRDEPEQEIQVAQSIQHPCYNSSNPEDHSHDVMLIRMRHSASLGNKVKAINLTNQCPRVGQKCTISGWGTVTSPRENFPDTLNCAEVEIFSQNKCERAYPGKVNEGMVCAGSSNGADTCQGDSGGPLVCSGMLQGITSWGSDPCGKPDKPGVYTNICRYIDWITKTMNNRD encoded by the exons ATGGGACGCCCCCCACCCTGTGCAACCCAGACGtggatccttctgtttctgctgaTGGGAGCGTGGGCAG GACTCACCAGAGCTCAGGGATCCAAGGTCCTGGAGGGTCAGGAGTGTAAACCCCACTCCCAGCCTTGGCAGACAGCCTTGTTCCAGGGCCCGAGACTGGTCTGCGGGGGTGTCCTGGTAGGAGACAACTGGGTCCTCACTGCAGCCCACTGCAAAAAACA GAAGTACTCAGTGCGCCTGGGAGATCACAGCCTGCAGAGTAGAGATGAGCCAGAACAGGAGATCCAGGTGGCTCAGTCTATCCAGCATCCTTGCTACAACAGTAGCAACCCAGAGGATCACAGTCACGATGTAATGCTTATTCGAATGCGCCATTCAGCAAGCCTCGGGAACAAAGTAAAGGCCATCAACCTGACCAATCAATGTCCCAGAGTTGGCCAGAAGTGCACCATATCAGGCTGGGGCACTGTGACCAGTCCTCGAG agAACTTTCCAGACACTCTCAACTGTGCAGAAGTGGAAATCTTTTCCCAGAACAAGTGTGAGCGGGCCTACCCGGGGAAGGTCAACGAAGGCATGGTCTGTGCTGGCAGCAGCAATGGGGCTGACACTTGCCAG GGTGACTCAGGAGGTCCTCTGGTGTGCAGCGGAATGCTCCAGGGCATCACGTCCTGGGGCTCAGACCCCTGTGGGAAACCTGATAAACCCGGTGTCTACACCAACATCTGCCGCTACATTGACTGGATCACGAAGACCATGAACAACAGGGACTGA